TATTTTTCCGAAAATCGGTAAGGTAAGGACGCTGAATGAATTTTTGAAACACATTCACGTGAACTAAACAGAAGGAAGGATTTCGGTCCTTTCTTCTTTTTTAATGGCTGTTTTCATAACCTTTGTTGCTCTTAGGAGTGGTTGATTTCCGTTTCAGGATGCTCGCTTTCGCGTGAGGTGAGCCATAGCGGCGCAAGCGCCTACCTCCTCGGCGCAGGCGCCTGTGGGGACCTGTCCCGCATATCCCGCAGGACAAGGAAGGCTTCGGCAGCGTTATATCGCACGAAGAAAATGTGAAATTCATTTTCGAGGAGTCGCGCACCTTGCACTCCAATCACCTTGGCAATGAAGGCTGTTTACAAAAATGACCCAAAAGCAACAATCTTTTAGAAAAGAGCTTTTTTAATTGATGATCCCTTTATAATTAAGACTTACCTTTACCTTTGGCTTGAAGGTGATCTTTCGATAGTCTTTATCCCAATTCTGCTTTTTCCATATCTCCGGATGATAGGCCATTAATTCCCTTCCGATTCCAAGAAAATCACAGTTTGCTTTTTGTGTTTTTTTCATTACGCTGTATGCCTGGTGCTGCAGCATCTTGCCCAAGTGATCCTCTAACAAAGTAATTTCTTTCTTGGAATCTAAATGATCATGTGGAAATTCATTGATCGTAATGTCGATCGTCATGGGTATGTTTACAACCAAATGACCTGCAGAACCCTTCGAAATTTCAAGCTCGGCATCCGATTTATTGACTTCATATGAGATGTTTTCCTTCTTTCCATCTACCTTCACTTTATCAGAGTTGATCATATGCTTGTTTTTACGATTGGCAAGTAAGAGCAGCAATTTGGATTCCTTTCTGTTCAATGTGACCCCTGAAAATTTGTCCCTGTGAAAGAGGGCGATTCCGAGTACAGAGGCCGTTTTATTCGTTTCATTCAATTTGACATAGGGGAGACCAAGCCCTTTCCCCTTGTCAAAAAGTATGGTGCACATTGACTGGATGGTTTCTTTTGGAACTTGCGAATTGGTTTCAGCTGTATCAATCAATCCTGCCAAATAGCTCCCGATGAGTTCCTGGCCCACTTGTTCTAAAGAAAGGATGGTTCCAGGACTCCCCTTGACAATAATGTATTTTGCGTTTAATGGACTTTCCGGTGTCCGATAGAGAATGTCAAGCAAAGGCAGAATCCCTTTAGAAGCCAGTTTGTTCTGCACGAGGAAAGTTTGGTTCTTTGCGTACATTAAAACGCTGGATAGCTGGTCGTTCAATTTAACTCTCGCATTCCGTGGTGAAGCAGCCTGAGTCTTATAGGTTTTATTGATCGATTGAATTTCCTTTGCCGTATAGGATTGGATCGCGATATTCGTGATAATCTCCCCTTTTTTTCCCTCTTCAAAGGAACTGGATGCAGCAAATATCGTATCCTTTAATTGTTTTTGATCCCAGCAGCCAGTCAGGATGAGCACTAGACCCAAAAATACAATCATCTTTTTCTGAAGCCCGTTCAATTTGCTGTTCTCCTTTTTTTAATATACGAAAGCCCTAGTAAGAGCACTGGAAGAATGATGATGAAAAAATAAATGTAAGGTCTCATAAACGCAGACCACTCCGCTGACAATTGATCTGACTGTATTGGAAAATAAGCAGTAATGCAAACAGCCAGACAAATAAAGGGAATGAAAGGGCGGTGAGACGTTTTTTTAAACAAAACTTTTGCAGCTAATCCGGCAATATGGATAAAAGTGACCATCGAGGTAATGACAGAAACGACCCATATCGTAAGGAATACCAAGTCAACACGTTCTACGAGGTTATACTGAATGGCTTTTAATAAATAAAGAACAGGCTCTGGAACGATCAAAAATTCATCGGGACTGAAAAATACTAAGCATGTCAGCGTTATATAGACATAAAAAGAAACGATGGTTAAGTTGCTCAGCATGACCATCTTCAGTTTCTTTTTTGAACTTGTTTTTACAAAAGGAGCATATATCAAAAGACTCTCA
This genomic stretch from Fictibacillus marinisediminis harbors:
- a CDS encoding Ger(x)C family spore germination protein, coding for MNGLQKKMIVFLGLVLILTGCWDQKQLKDTIFAASSSFEEGKKGEIITNIAIQSYTAKEIQSINKTYKTQAASPRNARVKLNDQLSSVLMYAKNQTFLVQNKLASKGILPLLDILYRTPESPLNAKYIIVKGSPGTILSLEQVGQELIGSYLAGLIDTAETNSQVPKETIQSMCTILFDKGKGLGLPYVKLNETNKTASVLGIALFHRDKFSGVTLNRKESKLLLLLANRKNKHMINSDKVKVDGKKENISYEVNKSDAELEISKGSAGHLVVNIPMTIDITINEFPHDHLDSKKEITLLEDHLGKMLQHQAYSVMKKTQKANCDFLGIGRELMAYHPEIWKKQNWDKDYRKITFKPKVKVSLNYKGIIN